The Tripterygium wilfordii isolate XIE 37 chromosome 17, ASM1340144v1, whole genome shotgun sequence genome has a window encoding:
- the LOC119982590 gene encoding potassium transporter 7-like: MAEETHGAAGSGSGIYGRLASMDSRWVYQDEDDASAIDDDVDDDAAYRIESDDDDAADQRLIRTGPRVDSFDVEALEVPGAHRNDYEEFGAGRKIILAFQTLGVVFGDVGTSPLYTFDVMFNNAPIKGEEDVLGALSLVLYTLILIPLVKYVLVVLRANDDGEGGTFALYSLICRNAKVSLLPNQLPSDARISSFRLKVPSPELERSLKIKERLESSLTLKKLLLMLVLAGTSMVIADGVVTPAMSVLSAVAGLKVGVTAIEQDLVVMISVAFLVILFSVQKFGTSKVGLAVGPALFIWFCCLAGVGIYNLVKYDASVFRAFNPVHIYYFFKRNSTKAWYALGGCILCATGSEAMFADLCYFSVHSVQLTFVFLVMPCLLLGYLGQAAYLMKNLSGAEQVFFSSIPRGAFWPILIIANVAALIASRAMTTATFSCIKQSTALGCFPRLKIVHTSRKFMGQIYIPVMNWFLLVMCLVFVCSISSITEMGNAYGIAELGVMMMTTVFVTIVMLLIWQINVVIVLSFFIFFLGMELTFFSSVLSSVRDGSWIILVFALIMFLIMFIWNYGSKLKYETEVKQKLSMDLMRELGPNLGTIRAPGIGLLYNELVKGIPAIFGHFLTTLPAVHSMIIFVCIKYVPVPVVPQSERFLFRRVCPKGYHIFRCIARYGYKDVRKENHQTFQQLLIESLEKFIRREALERSLESDVDDDSDSEVDTSCSRLLIAPNGSFYSLGVPLLAEYKDTANPISEASSSGEVKVEPSTESTTSDTEQSLERELSFIRRAKESGVVYLLGHGDIRARKDSWFIKKLVINYFYAFLRKNCRRGVANLSVPHSHLMQVGMTYMV; encoded by the exons ATGGCAGAGGAGACCCATGGAGCAGCAGGTAGTGGATCGGGCATCTACGGAAGATTGGCGTCTATGGACTCGCGGTGGGTCTACCAGGATGAAGACGATGCTTCCGCGATCGACGATGACGTTGACGACGATGCTGCTTATCGGATTGAGTCCGACGATGATGATGCAGCGGATCAGCGTCTAATTCGGACTGGCCCGCGCGTCGATTCCTTTGATGTGGAGGCCCTCGAGGTCCCTGGTGCTCACAGAAACGATTACGAG GAATTTGGTGCGGGGAGAAagattatacttgcttttcaaACCCTTGGTGTTGTCTTTGGTGATGTTGGAACAAGTCCATTGTATACCTTTGATGTGATGTTCAATAACGCGCCTATTAAGGGAGAAGAAGACGTCCTTGGTGCATTATCCCTGGTCCTATACACCTTAATCTTGATTCCCCTGGTCAAGTATGTCCTTGTCGTTCTTCGGGCTAATGACGATGGTGAAG GCGGTACATTTGCCTTGTATTCATTGATCTGCCGGAATGCTAAGGTTAGTCTTTTGCCAAATCAGCTTCCATCTGATGCCCGTATATCAAGCTTCAGACTAAAGGTGCCATCCCCTGAACTTGAGAGATCACTGAAAATCAAGGAGAGACTTGAGTCTTCGTTGACTCTGAAAAAGCTGCTTCTGATGTTAGTCCTTGCTGGTACCTCTATGGTGATAGCTGATGGGGTTGTTACACCAGCAATGTCAG TATTGTCTGCTGTCGCTGGCCTAAAGGTTGGAGTAACTGCAATTGAACAAG ATCTAGTGGTGATGATCTCTGTTGCTTTTCTAGTAATTTTGTTCAGTGTACAGAAGTTTGGGACCAGTAAAGTGGGACTTGCTGTTGGCCCTGctttatttatatggttttgttGTCTCGCTGGTGTTGGGATTTACAACCTTGTCAAATATGATGCCAGTGTCTTCAGGGCATTTAATCCAGTTCATATCTATTACTTCTTCAAAAGGAACTCAACAAAGGCCTGGTATGCCCTTGGGGGTTGTATTCTATGTGCAACAG GCTCGGAGGCAATGTTTGCAGATCTATGCTACTTTTCTGTGCATTCAGttcag CTTACATTTGTCTTTCTTGTCATGCCTTGCCTTCTTTTGGGTTATTTGGGTCAAGCTGCATATCTTATGAAGAACCTGTCTGGAGCGGAGCAGGTTTTCTTTTCATCCATTCCAC GTGGTGCTTTCTGGCCTATCTTAATCATTGCTAATGTAGCTGCATTAATTGCCAGTCGGGCTATGACGACTGCTACATTTTCATGTATAAAGCAATCAACAGCACTTGGTTGTTTCCCTCGTCTTAAAATCGTTCATACATCTCGAAAATTCATGGGCCAGATCTATATTCCTGTCATGAACTGGTTTTTGCTGGTAATGTGCCTGGTGTTTGTCTGCTCCATCTCAAGCATCACTGAGATGGGAAATGCTTATG GCATCGCCGAGCTTGgagtgatgatgatgacaacaGTTTTTGTGACAATTGTTATGCTGCTTATATGGCAGATAAACGTTGTTATTGTGCtgagttttttcatttttttccttggaaTGGAATTGACTTTCTTCTCGTCAGTGTTGTCCAGTGTGAGAGATGGAAGTTGGATTATATTAGTCTTCGCCTTGATTATGTTTCTTATAATGTTCATCTGGAATTATGGGAGCAAGCTCAAGTATGAAACTGAAGTTAAGCAAAAGCTATCAATGGATTTGATGCGGGAACTGGGTCCCAACCTTGGGACAATTAGAGCCCCAGGCATCGGTTTGCTTTACAATGAACTGGTGAAAGGGATACCTGCAATATTTGGCCATTTTCTCACCACTCTTCCTGCAGTCCATTCTATGATCATATTTGTGTGTATAAAGTATGTTCCGGTACCTGTAGTGCCACAAAGTGAAAGGTTCCTCTTCCGGAGGGTCTGCCCAAAAGGCTACCACATATTTCGCTGTATTGCCAG GTATGGCTACAAGGATGTCCGAAAAGAGAACCACCAAACATTTCAGCAATTATTAATCGAGAGCCTTGAGAAGTTCATTCGTCGAGAAGCTCTGGAACGGTCACTGGAAAGTGATGTAGATGATGATTCAGATTCTGAGGTTGACACCTCTTGCTCAAGACTTCTCATAGCTCCAAATGGAAGTTTCTATTCACTAGGTGTGCCTCTCTTAGCTGAGTACAAGGACACAGCCAATCCCATTTCAGAAGCAAGCTCCTCAGGGGAGGTGAAGGTCGAACCTTCTACAGAGTCCACAACATCTGATACAGAGCAGAGTCTTGAGAGAGAACTGTCTTTTATACGCAGGGCAAAAGAATCTGGGGTAGTTTATCTTCTTGGACACGGGGATATTAGAGCAAGGAAGGATTCCTGGTTTATTAAGAAGTTGGTTATAAACTACTTTTACGCTTTCTTGAGGAAGAACTGCAGGAGAGGGGTTGCTAATTTGAGTGTACCCCACTCACATCTTATGCAGGTGGGTATGACTTACATGGTTTAA
- the LOC119982352 gene encoding copper-transporting ATPase PAA1, chloroplastic isoform X2, which translates to MTCGGCAASVKKILENQPQVSSASVNLTTESAIVWPVSEAKVAPNWQQQLGESLAKHLTSCGFSSNLRDSGRKNFFQVFERKMNEKHNRLKESGRELAVSWALCAVCLFGHLSHTFGVKASWIHAFHSTGFHLSMSLFTLLGPGRQLILDGVRSLLKGAPNMNTLVGLGALSSFTVSSLAALVPKLGWKAFFEEPIMLIAFVLLGRNLEQRAKLKATSDMTGLLSLLPPKARLVVGGNAENSGSVVEIPCSNLSVGDQIVVLPGDRVPADGIVRAGRSTIDESSFTGEPLPVTKLPGSEVAAGTINLNGTLTVEVRRPGGDTAMGDIIRLVEEAQNMEAPVQRLADKVSGHFTYGVMALSAATFIFWNLFGAHILPAAAYQGSPLSLALQLSCSVLVVACPCALGLATPTAVLVGTSLGATRGLLLRGGNILEKFSMVNTIVFDKTGTLTMGRPAVTKVVTPGSLKTADSQQKPIHTWSEAEVLMLAAGVEANTIHPVGKAIVKAACAVNCQFMKVAEGTFMEEPGSGATAIIENRRVSVGTLDWVRRHGVDENSLPEVEELTNQSVVYVGVDDSLAGLVYIEDQIREDAGQVVECLSKQGISVYMLSGDKRNTAEHVASVVGIPKDKVLYEVKPDEKKKFINELQKDQKIVAMVGDGINDAAALASSHVGVAMGGGVGAASEVSSVVLMGNRLSQLLDALELSRMTMKTIKQNLWWAFAYNIVGIPVAAGMLLPVTGTILTPSIAGALMGLSSIGVMANSLLLRYKFSLRQKQSSGGSPSNKMNLHSNLLMDHKAKMKHPYSNF; encoded by the exons CCACAAGTGTCGTCTGCTAGTGTCAATCTCACGACAGAGTCAGCGATTGTATGGCCGGTATCCGAAGCAAAGGTTGCCCCAAACTGGCAACAACAATTAGGAGAGTCACTTGCAAAGCATTTGACTAGTTGTGGATTCAGTTCAAATTTACGAG ATTCTGGAAGAAAAAATTTCTTTCAAGTCTTTGAAAGGAAAATGAACGAAAAGCATAATCGCTTAAAAGAAAGTG GTCGCGAGCTTGCTGTCTCCTGGGCTCTTTGTGCTGTTTGCCTTTTTGGCCATCTCTCTCATACTTTTGGAGTTAAGGCTTCATGGATCCATGCATTTCATTCCACAGGATTTCATTTGTCCATGTCTCTATTTACGTTACTTGGTCCTGGGCGTCAACTTATCCTTGATGGTGTGAGAAGCCTTTTGAAGGGAGCTCCCAACATGAACACCTTAGTTGGTCTTGGGGCTCTATCATCATTTACAGTTAGTTCATTGGCTGCCTTAGTGCCGAAACTG GGTTGGAAGGCATTCTTTGAAGAGCCAATTATGCTAATAGCATTTGTCTTGTTAGGAAGGAATCTTGAACAAAGAGCTAAACTTAAAGCCACTAGTGATATGACAGGACTTCTAAGTCTTCTGCCTCCAAAGGCTCGTCTCGTGGTTGGTGGCAATGCAGAGAATTCTGGCTCAGTCGTTGAAATTCCTTGCAGTAATCTTTCAGTTGGAGACCAAATTGTTGTACTACCTGGA GACCGTGTTCCAGCAGATGGGATAGTAAGAGCTGGTAGAAGCACCATAGATGAGTCTAGTTTCACTGGGGAGCCATTACCCGTAACCAAGCTACCTGGG AGTGAAGTGGCTGCTGGAACTATCAACCTTAATGGTACCCTTACAGTTGAAGTGCGGAGACCTGGTGGTGATACTGCCATGGGAGACATTATCCGTTTGGTGGAAGAGGCACAAAATATGGAAGCTCCTGTACAGCGTTTGGCTGACAAG GTCTCTGGGCACTTTACTTATGGAGTAATGGCACTTTCTGCTGCTACATTTATATTTTGGAACCTGTTTGGGGCACATATTCTACCTGCCGCTGCTTATCAAGGAAGTCCACTTTCATTGGCCCTACAGCTCTCATGCAGTGTATTG GTTGTTGCTTGTCCATGTGCACTTGGCTTGGCGACACCCACAGCTGTTCTG GTTGGGACTTCATTAGGGGCAACAAGAGGATTGCTTTTGCGTGGTGGAAACATTTTGGAGAAATTTTCAATGGTGAACACTATAGTGTTTGACAAAACAGGTACCCTTACGATGGGCAGACCTGCTGTGACAAAAGTTGTTACTCCTGGATCTTTAAAAACTGCTGATTCACA GCAAAAGCCAATTCATACTTGGTCAGAGGCTGAAGTTCTCATGTTAGCTGCTGGTGTTGAGGCAAATACTATTCATCCAGTTGGAAAAGCAATTGTGAAAGCTGCTTGTGCTGTTAATTGTCAGTTTATGAAG GTCGCAGAGGGAACATTTATGGAGGAACCTGGATCTGGTGCCACTGCGATTATTGAGAACAGAAGGGTGTCTGTTGGGACGTTAGATTGGGTCAGAAG GCATGGGGTCGATGAGAATTCATTGCCAGAAGTGGAGGAGCTTACAAACCAATCTGTCGTCTATGTTGGTGTAGATGATTCCCTTGCAGGTCTTGTATACATTGAGGATCAAATCAGGGAAGACGCAGGCCAAGTTGTTGAATGTTTGTCTAAGCAAGGGATTAGTGTATACATGCTTTCAGGAGACAAAAGGAATACTGCCGAGCATGTAGCTTCTGTTGTTGGTATTCCAAAAGATAAG GTTCTATATGAAGTTAAACCGGATGAAAAGAAGAAGTTCATAAATGAACTTCAGAAGGATCAGAAAATAGTAGCAATGGTTGGTGATGGGATCAATGATGCTGCTGCCTTAGCATCATCTCATGTTGGGGTTGCCATGGGTGGGGGAGTTGGAGCTGCTAGTGAGGTCTCTTCAGTTGTGTTGATGGGCAACAGGCTCTCACAG TTGCTTGATGCTTTAGAGCTGAGCAGGATGACCATGAAGACAATAAAGCAAAATCTTTGGTGGGCCTTTGCCTACAACATT GTTGGAATTCCAGTAGCTGCTGGAATGTTATTACCAGTAACTGGCACCATACTGACTCCATCAATTGCCGGAGCTCTCATGGGTCTAAGTTCCATTGGGGTGATGGCAAATTCATTACTTCTAAGATACAAATTCTCCTTAAGACAGAAGCAAAGTTCTGGAGGATCTCCAAGCAATAAAATGAATTTGCATTCTAATCTTCTCATGGACCACAAAGCAAAGATGAAGCACCCTTACTCTAATTTCTAG